A single Pantoea rwandensis DNA region contains:
- the yihA gene encoding ribosome biogenesis GTP-binding protein YihA/YsxC, producing MSALNYHMTHFVLSAPDIRHLPADAGIEVAFAGRSNAGKSSALNTITNQKSLARTSKTPGRTQLINLFQVVEGKTLVDLPGYGYAEVPEEMKRKWQRALSEYLQKRQALKGLVVLMDIRHPLKDLDQNMIEWAVQSGIPVLVLLTKADKLASGARKAQLKLVREAALGFMGDVQVEMFSSLKKIGVDIVRQKLDSWFSELEPAQEDEEAPSA from the coding sequence TTGTCTGCTTTGAATTATCACATGACCCACTTCGTGCTCAGCGCCCCGGATATTCGCCATTTACCGGCAGATGCGGGCATTGAGGTCGCGTTTGCCGGACGCTCTAACGCAGGCAAATCCAGCGCGCTGAATACCATCACCAACCAGAAAAGCCTTGCGCGTACCAGTAAAACGCCAGGTCGTACTCAGCTCATCAACCTGTTTCAGGTCGTCGAGGGGAAAACCCTGGTCGACTTACCGGGTTATGGCTACGCCGAAGTCCCGGAAGAGATGAAACGTAAATGGCAGCGTGCGTTGTCTGAATATTTGCAGAAGCGCCAGGCACTGAAAGGCCTGGTGGTGCTGATGGATATTCGCCATCCGCTGAAAGATCTCGACCAGAATATGATTGAGTGGGCAGTCCAGAGCGGCATCCCTGTACTGGTGCTGTTAACCAAGGCAGATAAGCTGGCATCTGGCGCACGTAAAGCGCAGCTCAAACTGGTGCGTGAGGCAGCATTAGGCTTTATGGGTGATGTGCAGGTTGAGATGTTCTCATCACTCAAGAAGATCGGCGTTGATATTGTTCGTCAGAAACTGGATAGCTGGTTCAGTGAACTGGAACCGGCGCAAGAAGATGAAGAAGCCCCTTCTGCGTAA